In Terriglobia bacterium, a single window of DNA contains:
- a CDS encoding energy transducer TonB encodes MKILCLLAIATALLSPWHLSALQQQSEAPKPQRLRVSLGVSEGLLTHRAEPEYPEGARAEHVAGDIVLRVIVDKQGKVVEVAPVSREGLPPDPAVTEDPRLRAAAIKAVKQWEYRPYLLNGEAVEVETRVVVRFKLVSSQLAPQPSETPLPSNEPGAAAPQVKRLRIAPGVLEGMILQKVEPKYPPMARVAHIQGDVRMLVTIDKEGNVHNLRLVSGHPILAQAAMDAVKEWKYKPFLLNGDPVEVEGAILVAFRM; translated from the coding sequence ATGAAAATCCTGTGTTTATTGGCCATCGCTACCGCCTTATTGTCGCCTTGGCATCTGAGCGCGCTGCAACAACAGAGCGAAGCCCCAAAGCCGCAGCGTCTGCGTGTCTCGCTGGGAGTTTCCGAGGGACTGCTGACGCATCGCGCTGAGCCGGAGTATCCGGAAGGGGCGCGCGCCGAGCATGTGGCGGGCGACATAGTTCTGCGCGTCATCGTGGATAAGCAAGGCAAGGTGGTTGAGGTCGCGCCCGTGTCGCGCGAAGGTCTGCCGCCTGACCCAGCCGTAACCGAAGACCCGCGCCTGCGCGCAGCCGCCATCAAGGCGGTGAAGCAGTGGGAATACCGACCGTATCTCCTCAATGGCGAGGCCGTTGAAGTAGAAACCCGGGTGGTGGTCAGATTCAAACTTGTATCTTCGCAGCTGGCGCCGCAGCCGTCAGAAACGCCATTGCCTTCGAACGAACCAGGCGCGGCAGCGCCGCAGGTCAAACGGCTGCGCATTGCCCCGGGAGTCCTGGAAGGCATGATCCTCCAGAAGGTGGAGCCCAAGTATCCGCCGATGGCCCGGGTTGCGCACATTCAGGGGGACGTGCGGATGCTCGTCACTATAGATAAAGAGGGCAATGTGCACAACCTAAGGCTGGTTTCGGGCCATCCTATCCTGGCGCAAGCGGCTATGGACGCTGTCAAAGAGTGGAAGTACAAACCATTTCTGCTGAACGGCGATCCGGTGGAGGTGGAGGGCGCCATCCTGGTCGCTTTCCGCATGTAA
- a CDS encoding hypoxanthine phosphoribosyltransferase, with product MSHSLAQQYPRVILSAEQIQKRVQEMARQIARDFEGKTIHMVAVMENGFIFMADLVRELDLPVVCQFVTGQFKESGPSAAEIFYSPEVDVHGQHVLLVEGVIQSGHTSDFLMRNLAARGASSVKLAVLLDKQAARRISLQPDYFGFLMNESFVVGYGLGAPEVGRNLPYIAARPAGSP from the coding sequence ATGAGCCATAGCCTCGCACAGCAGTACCCACGCGTAATTTTGTCAGCCGAGCAGATTCAGAAACGCGTACAGGAGATGGCCCGCCAGATCGCCCGGGACTTTGAGGGAAAAACCATCCACATGGTGGCGGTCATGGAAAACGGCTTCATCTTCATGGCTGACCTGGTGCGCGAACTTGACCTCCCTGTGGTTTGTCAGTTTGTGACCGGCCAATTCAAGGAATCCGGGCCGTCCGCCGCGGAGATCTTCTACAGCCCGGAGGTGGACGTTCACGGCCAGCACGTGCTCCTGGTGGAAGGGGTGATCCAGTCGGGTCATACCAGTGACTTTCTCATGCGCAACCTCGCGGCCCGCGGCGCCAGCAGCGTGAAGCTGGCTGTCCTGTTGGACAAGCAGGCCGCCCGCCGGATTTCCCTGCAGCCTGATTACTTTGGTTTTCTTATGAATGAGAGTTTTGTCGTAGGCTATGGGCTGGGTGCACCTGAAGTGGGCAGGAATCTGCCTTACATAGCGGCCAGGCCGGCAGGCTCCCCGTAA
- a CDS encoding AsmA family protein — MKRLLIIAGIVVGVLLLAALLVPLFVNVDTFRPQLEQTLSAGLNRPVHIGKLEASIFSGGAAANDISISDDPAFSKSPFLQASSVKIGLHLMPLIFSKKLEVTSVSVVKPEIVLLKNAAGKWNYSTVGSSKPSAQPTPTTSASMDISVEKFEIVDGKMRVGHAGGQAKESVYENVNLVAKSISLSSAMPFTFSANTPGGGALKLEGQAGPVNQSDASRTPLDAQIKLEHADLAATGFIDPSSGLGGILDFETKLKSDGRKLHSEGKAKAEKLKVVPGSSPAQGAVSLDYSSDFGLDSETGTLNANVHSGNSTANASGSLDAHGADTLAHLKIHGKDMAVNDLVGLLPAFGVVLPSGSSLKGGVLNMDFNAEGPLDRLVITGPLRITGTTLTGYNLSQKLGAIASFTGIKSSNETLIQTFSSGLRVAPEGIRSDNLLLDVPSIGTLTGDGTIGANKSLNFKMRLKVSTSAGGVMGAVGGLTSVASANGIPFTVSGDTTNPVFKPALGDELKGLKGNLLGGGAKGVKEQQQQVKDVFGGFLGKKKPDASPTPKK, encoded by the coding sequence ATGAAACGCCTACTGATCATCGCTGGTATTGTGGTGGGAGTGCTGTTGCTGGCAGCCTTGTTGGTGCCGCTCTTCGTGAACGTGGATACCTTCCGTCCGCAGCTGGAACAAACGCTTTCCGCGGGGCTGAACCGCCCGGTGCACATCGGGAAGCTGGAGGCTTCCATCTTCAGCGGTGGAGCCGCGGCCAACGACATTTCGATCAGCGACGATCCTGCGTTCAGCAAGTCGCCATTCCTGCAGGCGTCCTCCGTCAAGATCGGGCTGCATCTGATGCCGCTGATCTTCTCCAAAAAGCTGGAAGTGACGTCCGTATCGGTGGTGAAGCCGGAGATCGTCCTGCTCAAGAACGCCGCCGGCAAGTGGAACTACTCCACAGTAGGAAGTTCCAAGCCCAGCGCACAGCCCACGCCGACAACCTCTGCTTCCATGGATATCTCGGTGGAGAAATTTGAAATCGTGGACGGCAAAATGCGCGTGGGCCACGCAGGAGGACAAGCCAAGGAAAGCGTGTACGAGAACGTGAACCTGGTAGCCAAGAGCATCTCGCTCTCGAGCGCCATGCCATTCACCTTTAGCGCCAACACGCCCGGCGGAGGCGCGCTCAAGCTGGAAGGCCAGGCCGGCCCGGTGAACCAAAGCGACGCAAGCCGCACGCCGCTGGACGCGCAGATCAAGCTGGAACACGCGGACCTGGCAGCCACCGGATTCATTGATCCCAGCTCCGGCCTGGGCGGGATTTTGGATTTTGAAACCAAGCTGAAGTCCGACGGCCGCAAGCTGCATTCTGAAGGCAAGGCCAAGGCCGAGAAACTCAAAGTGGTACCGGGCAGCTCTCCCGCACAGGGCGCCGTGAGTCTGGACTACAGTTCCGATTTCGGGCTGGATTCAGAAACCGGGACGCTCAACGCCAACGTTCACAGCGGCAACAGCACCGCCAACGCCAGCGGCAGCCTGGACGCGCACGGCGCCGATACCCTGGCCCATTTGAAGATCCACGGCAAAGACATGGCGGTGAATGATCTGGTCGGGCTGCTGCCGGCCTTCGGCGTGGTGCTGCCCTCCGGCTCTTCGCTGAAAGGCGGGGTCCTCAACATGGACTTTAACGCGGAAGGGCCGCTGGACCGGCTGGTGATTACCGGCCCCTTGCGCATTACCGGAACCACCCTGACCGGCTACAACCTGAGCCAGAAATTGGGCGCGATCGCCTCCTTTACCGGCATCAAGTCCAGCAACGAGACTCTGATCCAGACGTTCAGCTCCGGGCTTCGCGTAGCTCCGGAAGGCATTCGCTCCGACAACCTGCTGCTGGATGTGCCTTCCATCGGAACGCTCACTGGCGACGGGACGATTGGCGCCAACAAGTCGCTGAATTTCAAGATGCGGCTCAAAGTATCCACCAGCGCCGGGGGCGTTATGGGGGCTGTGGGCGGACTTACTTCCGTGGCGTCGGCTAACGGTATCCCGTTCACCGTTTCAGGCGACACCACCAATCCGGTCTTCAAGCCTGCGCTGGGCGATGAACTCAAAGGCCTCAAGGGCAACCTGTTGGGCGGCGGCGCCAAGGGCGTGAAAGAGCAGCAACAGCAGGTGAAGGACGTGTTTGGCGGGTTCCTGGGTAAGAAGAAGCCGGATGCGTCACCCACACCCAAGAAATAA
- the tilS gene encoding tRNA lysidine(34) synthetase TilS has protein sequence MIEQIRKYVSEKRLLQPGDRVAVAVSGGADSVALLRALLELQHELGLVLSVAHFHHGIRGAEADADQQFVSALADKFGLALHAGSGDAPAFAREQKVSLETAARELRHQWFAQLVRAGHADKIATAHTLDDQAETVLMRIVRGAGPRGLAGIAPWQQEKHLVRPLLEISRREVEAYLKAIGQPWREDATNADLAHTRNRVRRLLLPMLEKEFNPAIRQTLADLAELARGEAGYWDGLLPGLLPRLVHEGKPSRSGRSSSGTAAQTLAVDLAALQQLPVAVQRQVLQRTAEKLGGTVEFKHVEELIAMVRDQRRGKPVALPGGLEAVCTFRELQIGRRRDTGSGGYQYALEVPGQVSVPELGSTLRARVITHGSPANSGYNPDLLLDRALLAPGLTVRNWQAGDRFFPAHTGSPKKVKELLQSGRLGQTLTQAERKTWPVVESAGQIVWMKGFAVPEAFAHHAGEAVLIEEIHMNAGTNDEP, from the coding sequence GTGATCGAACAAATTCGCAAATACGTGAGCGAAAAGCGGCTGCTCCAGCCCGGAGACCGGGTGGCCGTGGCGGTGTCCGGCGGGGCCGATTCCGTCGCCCTTCTGCGCGCGCTGCTGGAGTTGCAGCATGAGTTGGGCCTGGTGCTCTCCGTCGCGCACTTTCACCACGGGATTCGCGGCGCGGAAGCCGATGCCGACCAGCAATTTGTGAGCGCGCTGGCCGACAAGTTCGGACTGGCCTTGCACGCGGGCTCGGGTGACGCTCCAGCCTTTGCGCGCGAACAAAAAGTCAGCCTGGAGACCGCCGCGCGCGAACTTCGCCACCAATGGTTCGCTCAACTGGTGCGCGCAGGCCACGCGGACAAGATCGCCACCGCGCACACGCTGGACGATCAGGCGGAGACCGTCCTGATGCGGATTGTGCGTGGCGCCGGCCCACGCGGGCTGGCGGGGATCGCGCCGTGGCAGCAGGAAAAGCACCTGGTCCGGCCGTTGCTCGAAATCAGCCGCCGCGAAGTTGAGGCCTATTTGAAGGCGATTGGCCAGCCGTGGCGCGAAGACGCAACCAACGCGGACCTGGCGCATACTCGCAATCGCGTGCGCCGGCTGCTGCTGCCCATGCTGGAGAAGGAATTCAATCCGGCCATCCGCCAAACGCTGGCCGATCTGGCGGAGCTGGCCCGCGGTGAGGCCGGCTATTGGGACGGTTTGTTACCAGGGTTATTGCCTCGGCTGGTTCATGAAGGCAAGCCCAGCCGCAGTGGCCGGTCATCGAGCGGAACGGCGGCCCAGACTTTAGCGGTGGACTTGGCCGCGCTCCAGCAATTGCCCGTGGCTGTGCAGCGGCAGGTGCTGCAGAGGACCGCGGAAAAACTCGGCGGGACAGTTGAATTCAAGCATGTCGAAGAGCTGATCGCCATGGTGCGCGACCAGCGTCGAGGCAAGCCCGTGGCCTTGCCCGGAGGGCTGGAAGCGGTATGCACCTTCCGCGAACTTCAGATCGGCCGCAGGCGCGATACGGGAAGCGGCGGTTACCAGTACGCTCTGGAAGTCCCTGGCCAAGTGAGCGTCCCGGAGCTGGGTTCAACGTTGCGCGCGCGGGTAATAACCCACGGGAGCCCTGCAAATTCGGGATATAATCCAGACTTGTTGCTGGATCGTGCCTTGCTCGCACCAGGATTGACTGTCAGAAACTGGCAAGCTGGAGACCGTTTTTTCCCGGCACATACCGGCTCCCCCAAGAAAGTAAAAGAATTGCTGCAAAGCGGACGGCTGGGCCAAACGCTGACCCAGGCTGAACGCAAGACGTGGCCGGTGGTTGAGAGCGCCGGACAGATCGTCTGGATGAAAGGGTTCGCCGTGCCGGAGGCCTTTGCCCATCATGCGGGAGAGGCCGTCCTGATCGAAGAAATCCATATGAACGCTGGGACAAACGATGAGCCATAG
- a CDS encoding amidohydrolase family protein, which translates to MKNAFVFAMVCALASFAAGQEKKNVQVPAVTRVVRCGALIQPDGAQVQHNVLITIQGERIKEVKEGGVASAGVPVIDLSDHTCLPGMIDAHTHTLLQGDITAEDYDVQLLKQTSAYRAILGTRSVKRALEYGFTTIRDLETEGAGYADVDLKKAINNGVIPGPRMKVVTRAMDVTGAYPLLGYSPEVPVPHGVQVVDGPDNARKAVREQISYGADWIKIYSDRSYFLRPDGVLDDIPTFTMDELRAIVDETHRQRHKVASHAMALNGVHNSVEAGVDSIEHGNYIADADLKTMAQKGIYYVPTIYVGEYVAQGRADAGAKVWLEMIKVHADTFTRALHAGVKIAFGTDVGGFDWGINPAVEFPYMVKYGMTPAQAIRSATMTAAELLDMQNDVGSIAPGKFADLVAVKGDPLADITLLQKVDFVMKGGEVYKSFMH; encoded by the coding sequence ATGAAGAATGCTTTCGTCTTTGCCATGGTCTGTGCGCTGGCGTCTTTCGCCGCGGGGCAGGAAAAGAAGAACGTACAAGTCCCCGCCGTCACGCGCGTGGTCCGTTGCGGCGCGCTGATCCAGCCCGATGGCGCACAGGTGCAGCACAACGTGCTCATCACGATTCAGGGCGAGCGCATCAAGGAAGTCAAAGAAGGCGGCGTGGCGTCCGCCGGAGTTCCGGTGATTGACCTCTCTGACCACACCTGCCTGCCGGGAATGATTGACGCGCACACTCACACCTTGCTGCAAGGCGACATCACCGCCGAAGATTACGACGTGCAGTTGCTGAAGCAAACGTCAGCCTATCGCGCGATCCTGGGTACGCGTTCGGTGAAGCGCGCCTTGGAATACGGCTTTACCACCATCCGTGATCTGGAGACCGAAGGCGCGGGCTACGCCGACGTGGACCTGAAGAAAGCCATCAACAACGGCGTGATTCCCGGCCCGCGCATGAAAGTGGTCACGCGCGCCATGGACGTGACCGGCGCGTATCCGCTGCTGGGTTATTCCCCGGAAGTCCCGGTGCCGCACGGCGTGCAGGTAGTGGACGGGCCGGACAACGCGCGCAAGGCCGTCCGCGAGCAGATCAGCTACGGCGCTGACTGGATCAAGATTTACTCCGACCGCAGTTACTTCCTGCGTCCTGACGGCGTGCTGGACGACATACCCACCTTCACCATGGACGAGCTGCGGGCCATTGTGGATGAGACGCATCGCCAGCGGCACAAGGTGGCGTCGCACGCCATGGCGCTCAACGGCGTCCACAATTCGGTGGAAGCCGGCGTGGATTCCATTGAACACGGCAACTACATCGCTGACGCCGACCTGAAAACCATGGCGCAAAAAGGCATCTATTACGTTCCCACCATTTATGTGGGCGAGTATGTGGCGCAGGGCCGCGCCGACGCCGGAGCCAAGGTCTGGCTGGAGATGATCAAGGTCCATGCTGACACCTTTACTCGCGCGCTTCATGCCGGCGTGAAGATTGCCTTCGGAACAGACGTAGGCGGTTTCGATTGGGGCATCAATCCGGCGGTGGAGTTCCCGTACATGGTCAAGTACGGCATGACTCCGGCCCAGGCCATCCGCTCAGCGACGATGACAGCCGCGGAGCTGCTGGACATGCAGAATGACGTGGGCAGCATCGCGCCCGGCAAGTTCGCCGACCTGGTGGCCGTGAAGGGCGACCCCCTGGCGGACATTACTCTGCTGCAGAAAGTGGACTTCGTCATGAAAGGCGGCGAGGTTTACAAGTCTTTCATGCATTAA
- a CDS encoding lactonase family protein: MKTKALILFLLLVMAAVAVVGCGGSSGPAKIGLLYMVGQGSNNIIGLNMLGDGELSALPLSNFATNPRPVAMVLHPTKDFIYVANLTSNTVSGFNLDRTTGVLTPVGTAVAPSPVGTAPIGVGIDSTGQFLFVLNQGSATVAASISVFSIDPARGLLTQIAGSPFPTLANPQFLVVSPTSPALYVANGTLSTVSGFTIGAGGALTSIGAPVSAGAGANVMGIAMDPKGQFLFAVDAVNNKVVSFSVAANTGVLSPVGSPVATGTTPVAVTVDPSGQFLYASNRDSDNVSAYTIKAGVLTEDVGSPFSTKAAGITNSAQPGFLTVDFTNTFLFVSNVNARSVAVFTINGTDGTLTAITNSPFAEVVSPSWILTTK; this comes from the coding sequence ATGAAAACGAAGGCACTTATTCTTTTCTTATTGCTGGTGATGGCCGCGGTTGCGGTGGTAGGTTGCGGCGGCTCCAGCGGGCCGGCCAAAATCGGGCTGCTCTACATGGTGGGCCAGGGGTCGAACAACATTATTGGTCTCAATATGCTTGGCGACGGAGAACTTTCGGCGCTCCCGCTTTCCAACTTCGCCACCAACCCGCGTCCGGTAGCCATGGTGCTTCATCCCACCAAGGACTTTATCTATGTAGCCAACCTGACCTCCAACACGGTCTCCGGGTTCAACCTTGACCGCACGACCGGGGTGCTTACGCCGGTGGGTACAGCCGTGGCGCCTTCGCCGGTGGGCACGGCTCCCATTGGCGTGGGAATAGACTCCACCGGACAATTCCTCTTCGTGCTCAATCAGGGGTCGGCCACGGTGGCGGCCAGCATTTCCGTTTTCAGCATTGACCCCGCGCGCGGTCTGCTCACGCAAATTGCCGGTTCGCCGTTTCCCACACTGGCGAATCCGCAATTTCTGGTGGTGTCTCCGACTTCGCCCGCGCTGTATGTGGCCAACGGCACATTGTCCACGGTTTCCGGCTTTACCATTGGGGCCGGCGGCGCCCTTACTTCCATAGGCGCGCCAGTCTCGGCGGGCGCAGGGGCCAACGTGATGGGAATAGCCATGGACCCCAAAGGGCAATTTCTTTTTGCGGTTGATGCGGTGAACAACAAAGTGGTGAGCTTTTCGGTTGCCGCTAACACCGGCGTTCTCTCTCCCGTTGGTTCGCCGGTGGCCACCGGCACAACTCCCGTAGCGGTGACGGTGGACCCCAGTGGACAATTCCTCTACGCGTCCAATCGCGACTCTGACAATGTTTCCGCCTACACCATCAAGGCCGGCGTGCTCACGGAAGATGTGGGATCTCCGTTCAGCACCAAGGCCGCCGGTATCACCAATTCCGCCCAGCCAGGGTTCCTGACCGTGGATTTCACCAACACGTTCCTCTTCGTCTCCAACGTGAACGCCAGGAGCGTGGCTGTTTTTACCATCAACGGCACGGACGGCACGCTGACCGCCATCACCAACTCTCCTTTTGCTGAAGTGGTTTCTCCGTCTTGGATTCTTACGACCAAGTGA
- a CDS encoding outer membrane beta-barrel protein: protein MSTFLLALCASSLAQKNELAFSAGGKITPSVGATTNQTTFSKTFAFEANYATELADVSAAALHLEFPLVATPSTDLTTSNLTAVKSYSSIFFTPALRLKIASKSVFSPWISAGGGLVHFNPSSTTVGGATTTVKGSTKSAVQGGAGADFHPPLLPVAFRVEVRDFYTGVPNLNTIGIKVRHNLFAGGGVVLRF from the coding sequence TTGTCTACCTTTCTGCTGGCCCTGTGCGCCAGCAGTCTTGCGCAGAAAAACGAACTGGCGTTTTCAGCGGGAGGAAAAATCACGCCTTCCGTTGGGGCCACCACCAACCAAACCACGTTCTCCAAGACCTTCGCCTTTGAAGCCAACTACGCCACGGAACTGGCGGACGTTTCCGCAGCGGCGTTGCACCTGGAATTTCCCCTGGTGGCGACTCCGTCCACCGATCTCACCACCAGCAACCTGACCGCGGTGAAGAGCTACAGTTCCATCTTCTTCACTCCGGCGCTGCGGCTGAAGATTGCGTCCAAGTCCGTCTTCAGTCCATGGATCTCCGCGGGCGGAGGCCTGGTCCACTTCAATCCCAGCAGCACCACAGTGGGCGGGGCGACTACCACGGTGAAGGGCTCCACCAAGAGCGCCGTGCAGGGCGGCGCCGGAGCGGACTTTCATCCTCCGCTGCTGCCGGTGGCCTTTCGCGTGGAAGTACGCGACTTCTACACCGGCGTCCCTAACCTGAACACCATCGGAATCAAAGTTCGCCACAACCTGTTCGCCGGCGGAGGCGTGGTGTTGCGCTTCTGA
- a CDS encoding peptidylprolyl isomerase codes for MKKLTLSLGVLALFAVVLRADNIVDEIIARVNDSIITQADYKKAQSQSMEELKQQFPGDWQTRWSQQQKDLLRELIDRQVLLERGKEMGVTGETEVVKRLNAMRQQMNLPDMDSLEREARKQGVSFEDLKEDIRTRVVTEQVIGQEVGSHLSITKQDIQDFYDKHQKELQGEEEVSLSEILVATQVTKPEGGEQKDAQGKPVPDKPLPEDPALVAQAEAKANQILQMLRGGAKFEDLAKQYSNGTTAAQGGPLGNFKRGELAKDFEDKTFSLKPGEFTDLVRTKQGFLIMKVNSHRSAGVPPLKEIEERIRQAIYSQKLEPAARTYLTKLREKYYIDVKTGYVDTGATANPNRPIMMAAAGDPATRQGKSGLKKKKKFLLF; via the coding sequence ATGAAGAAGTTGACTCTTAGTTTGGGAGTTTTAGCGCTGTTCGCCGTGGTCCTGCGGGCGGACAACATCGTGGACGAGATCATCGCCCGCGTGAATGACTCCATCATCACCCAGGCCGACTACAAAAAAGCCCAGAGCCAGTCCATGGAAGAGCTGAAACAGCAGTTCCCCGGCGACTGGCAAACCCGCTGGAGCCAGCAGCAGAAAGACCTGTTGCGCGAGCTGATTGACCGGCAGGTCCTGCTGGAACGCGGCAAAGAGATGGGCGTGACCGGCGAAACCGAAGTGGTCAAGCGGCTGAACGCCATGCGCCAGCAGATGAACCTGCCGGACATGGATTCCCTGGAGAGAGAAGCCCGCAAACAAGGCGTCTCCTTTGAGGATTTGAAGGAAGACATCCGCACCCGCGTGGTGACCGAACAAGTGATCGGCCAGGAAGTGGGCTCTCACCTTTCCATTACCAAGCAAGACATCCAGGACTTCTACGACAAACACCAGAAAGAGCTGCAGGGCGAGGAAGAAGTCAGCTTGAGTGAAATCCTGGTGGCCACCCAGGTCACTAAGCCTGAAGGCGGAGAGCAGAAAGACGCCCAGGGCAAACCTGTGCCGGACAAGCCTCTGCCGGAAGACCCGGCGCTGGTGGCCCAGGCGGAAGCCAAAGCCAACCAGATCCTGCAAATGCTCCGTGGCGGAGCGAAATTTGAGGACCTGGCCAAGCAATACTCGAATGGCACCACCGCGGCGCAGGGTGGTCCGCTGGGCAACTTCAAGCGCGGCGAACTGGCCAAAGATTTTGAAGACAAGACCTTCTCCCTCAAGCCCGGTGAATTTACTGATCTGGTCCGGACCAAGCAAGGCTTCCTCATCATGAAGGTCAACAGCCATCGTTCCGCCGGCGTGCCGCCGTTGAAGGAAATTGAAGAGAGAATCCGCCAGGCCATCTACTCGCAGAAACTGGAGCCTGCGGCGCGCACGTACCTGACCAAGCTGCGGGAGAAGTACTACATTGACGTGAAGACCGGATACGTTGACACCGGCGCCACCGCCAATCCCAACCGGCCCATCATGATGGCCGCGGCCGGCGATCCCGCCACGCGCCAGGGCAAATCAGGGCTGAAAAAAAAGAAGAAGTTCCTGCTGTTCTAG
- a CDS encoding M48 family metallopeptidase — translation MTAPETTLLPDSPQAQAYNHTKRWLEIGDLALSFGFLIVLLATGWTNSLRDAASRLGGEYYVVRLFFYVLLLSILSKLLGLALDFYSFRLEHRFNLSNQGFASWVRDQIKGWILGLVITTMLAEIVYALIRVSPENWWFLAWLIFMALFIFFYQVAPVLLFPLFYKFVPLQNEELKARLTRLGERAGTRVRGVYEWKLSEKSKKANALIAGLGNTRRIMLADTLLQDYDNDEIEAVLAHELGHQVHSHILKGIIVEALVTLAGFWAASVVLEYAIDRQHMFLFLTDFANLPLMVLVSSLLSLILMPALNAYSRFTERQADIYCWKSVPSITPYITAMEKLNKQNLSESHPSRLVEILFHSHPPIAKRIAAAQEWARKHRPSLAT, via the coding sequence ATGACGGCGCCTGAAACCACTCTGCTGCCGGACTCTCCCCAGGCGCAGGCCTACAACCACACCAAGCGCTGGCTGGAAATCGGCGATCTCGCGCTGAGCTTTGGCTTTCTCATCGTGCTGCTGGCCACCGGATGGACCAACTCGCTGCGCGACGCGGCTTCCCGCCTGGGTGGTGAGTATTACGTGGTACGCCTGTTCTTTTATGTTCTGCTGCTCAGCATCCTGAGCAAGCTGCTGGGCCTGGCGCTGGATTTTTACAGCTTCCGCCTGGAGCATCGCTTCAACTTGTCAAACCAGGGCTTTGCTTCCTGGGTGCGCGACCAGATCAAGGGCTGGATTCTGGGCTTGGTGATCACCACCATGCTGGCGGAAATCGTGTACGCGCTGATTCGCGTCTCTCCGGAGAATTGGTGGTTCCTGGCCTGGCTGATTTTCATGGCCTTGTTCATCTTCTTTTACCAGGTGGCGCCGGTCCTGCTGTTCCCGCTGTTTTACAAGTTCGTTCCCCTGCAGAACGAAGAGCTCAAGGCCCGCCTGACGCGCCTGGGGGAACGCGCCGGAACGCGCGTCCGCGGCGTGTACGAGTGGAAACTCTCGGAGAAGAGCAAGAAAGCCAACGCGCTGATCGCCGGCCTGGGCAACACCCGCCGCATCATGCTGGCTGACACCCTGCTGCAGGATTACGACAACGATGAAATCGAAGCTGTGCTGGCGCATGAACTTGGCCACCAGGTCCACTCGCATATTTTGAAAGGCATCATCGTAGAAGCTCTGGTGACCCTGGCCGGGTTCTGGGCGGCAAGCGTGGTCCTGGAATATGCCATAGACCGCCAGCACATGTTCCTTTTCTTGACCGACTTTGCCAACCTGCCGCTCATGGTGCTGGTGTCCAGCCTGCTTTCGCTGATTCTGATGCCGGCGCTGAACGCCTACTCGCGTTTCACTGAGCGCCAGGCTGACATTTACTGCTGGAAGTCAGTCCCCAGCATTACCCCCTACATTACCGCCATGGAGAAGCTGAACAAACAGAACCTGAGTGAGAGCCATCCATCGCGACTGGTGGAGATACTCTTTCATTCCCATCCACCCATCGCCAAGCGGATCGCGGCGGCCCAGGAGTGGGCCAGGAAACACCGGCCCAGTCTAGCCACGTAG